The window CCTCTGTTGCTAAAGAAAACAAGGACATGAATGAAACCACACTTAACATACATTATAAATCACAGAGGATATAAACACAATAAAGCCAGAAGGCTTCTTTCCACTGTGCTCCTCTGGAAACACCAAACTCACAAGTCTCTGACCAGGCTCCTGAGCCCCTCCCTCCTATATTCCCTCCACTACACCCCTCTCATTATATGCAGTGGAGCTCTGGTCACAAACGCTTCCTGCAGCTCCTGTCAACCCTCCACCCTCCTTCTCTGCCACCTCTATCCCCAACCTTAATCCCACCCAACTGCCCCTCAAGAGACCCCTTCCACActaccacacagacacacactcatatgtACATAATGAGGCACATTAACTCATTAAACCATCAAGTTGAACTTGTGTCATAGTTTGTGTTGTCCTACATTTGCAcaataaaaaaaggcaaacacacaaagagacaggaaGTTTTCACCACGGGTAATTTATCCAATGAACATGAAGAGGTGAAAGGTTAAATATTTTTACACAAACCTGTCTCAGTGTTTTAATCTAATGTTCCTGCATGTCAACTAGGAATGCTTACAAGTAGCTCAACGTTAAGTCCAGCACAACGGGACACCTGCCTAATGTGGAACGAAGCTACTCTACTTTTATGTAACTGGGGGTTTGCTTGGAGATTTCAAAACACAACCAACAGGACTTTGTTCATTTCATCATGCTGCTTTTGTTCCTGCTGAACCCAGGGGCGGGTATATAAATGTCCGGGCAACAACACAGGGCCACAGTGTGCCTGCCCTAGGAGACTGTTACACACCGCTCAGCAGAGACAAGATGAATCTTCCAGTCCTGCCCTCCATTCTGCTGCTCGTCATCTCTACTGTCCATGCCTTCCAGTACACAGAGCTTGCACAGTACATTGACAGCCATCAAGAAGAATATGTGGAGGCTCTGCGGGACTGGGTTGCAATCGAAAGTGACTCCAGCAACGTCTTGAAGAGACCAGACCTACACCGCATGATGGAGATGGTGGCTCAgaagctgaggctgatgggagggACTGTAGAGCTGGTGGACGTCGGAGAACAAGAACTTCCTGATGGACAGATGTTAGCGTTGCCTAAAGTGGTGACAGCTCAGTTTggcaatgacacaaacaaacacaccgtGTGTGTCTACGGTCATGTGGACGTCCAGCCAGCAAGGCTCGAGGACGGCTGGGCAACAGATCCCTACAACCTGACTGACATCAATGGTAACCTGTATGGAAGAGGAGCATCAGACAACAAGGCCCCAGTTTTAGCCTGGATCCATGCTGTGGAGGCTTACCAGGCCCTCAATATGGAGCTGCCAGTAAATGTCAAGTTTGTCATTGAGGGTATGGAGGAGACGGGCTCTAACGGCCTGGACGCCATGATCCTGGCCCAGAGAGACACCTTCTTCTCCGACATAGATTACATCATCATCTCAGACTGCGGCTGGCTCAGCAGACGGCCTGCCCTCACCTACGGCACCAGAGGCAACTGCTACTTCTTTGCTGAGGTTGAAGGACCCAAACAGGACTTACATTCTGGTGTTTATGGAGGCGCTGTGATCGAACCAATGGTCGACCTCATTGGCATTCTTGACACGCTGATCGACCCCAGCGGTAAGATCCTGATTCCTGGGATCAGGGAGGCCGTGGCTCCCCTCTCTGATGAGGAATGGAAAATGTATCAGGACATTGAGTTTGACATCGACGACTACAAGAACAAGATCGGTGTCACCCAGCTCATGTACAACAATAAGGTGGACTTGTTGGCCCACAGCTGGCGCTACCCCACTGTCTCCATCCATGGCATTGAGGGCGCCTTCTCTGACCCCGGTACAAAGACCGTCATCCCTGCTAAGGTCACTGCTAAGTTCTCCATCAGACAAGTTCCCAACATGGACCCTGCTATGGTCAAGAAACAGGTAACAGACTACCTTCACTCAGTGTTTGCCAAGCGCAAGAGTCCTAATAAGCTGAAAGTCACCATGGTGATCGGGGCCAGGCCTTGGCTGGCTGACACTCAGCATCCTCTCTATGAGGCTGGGAAGGCCGCTGTCAAGAGAGTTTTCAACATGGAGCCTGATCTGATCCGTGAGGGCGGGACCATCCCTATCGCCAGAACCTTCCAGGATGTGACGGGGAAAAGCATCATCATGTTGCCCATCGGAGGCTTTGATGACGGGATGCACTCCCAGAATGAGAAAATGAGCCGGTACAACTATATTGAGGGAACCAAGTTATTCATCTCCTACCTGCATGAAGTGTCTCAGATGAAGAAGACCAGTGTGTGATGATTCATCGCATTATTAAATGACCTGCTGAACCATTTCAGCTACTACAGAGAGCTCTCCCTGACACAAGCCTGGTTTTATATTTTCACTGTGCCTTTATCTGTCTTTCATCATTGTTTCTGTTGTGAGTGAATGTAATGGCATGTGAGACTACGTCTGATTGGTCGAAATGTCTGAATTCATCTCatgttgcttttcttttcttgtcacTGACTTTATCACAGAGAACTTTAAATGTGCGTATCATGTAGTAAAAGCTGTGCAAtgccaaaaaaaggaaaaaaaagaaataaaatataaataaaaaactcTATTGTCAGTAGTGTCTCTAAATGGCTGCAGTGATGTGATCTCAGGCTGGTAGTTGAGTCATTACAGATAATATTTCAGCCCAGTGCACAGAGAAAATGACACACACTGTATTCATTTCACAGTTCAGACTCCAGACATCCTTTTTCCTCTTTGAGACATCAGACCCAGACACAGCCATTAGACTGATAGAGGCATCCTCATCAAAAAGTATTAGAGCCATAAATAACCTTTCTCTACTGAGTGTGCAGGTTATTACAGCTGAATAGCAGTCAGACCTGAAACTGACTGAAGCTCTTTAAACTGAATCGCTAATATGAggaacagaaagaaaagagcaGGAGGACTGACTGCAATCATACAATACATATCAATTTTAAAATACGGCTGACTTGTGAAATTTGCATAATCTTTGCATCCTGACCTCAAGTATGGAACTAATCTAGTGAATAAGAGAAAAGCACAGGCCCTGATGCAACACTGAGTAACAGCTGATATCATAAGGTCGAAAATAAGGGAGAAGCATCGAGGGA is drawn from Epinephelus fuscoguttatus linkage group LG5, E.fuscoguttatus.final_Chr_v1 and contains these coding sequences:
- the cndp1 gene encoding cytosolic non-specific dipeptidase: MNLPVLPSILLLVISTVHAFQYTELAQYIDSHQEEYVEALRDWVAIESDSSNVLKRPDLHRMMEMVAQKLRLMGGTVELVDVGEQELPDGQMLALPKVVTAQFGNDTNKHTVCVYGHVDVQPARLEDGWATDPYNLTDINGNLYGRGASDNKAPVLAWIHAVEAYQALNMELPVNVKFVIEGMEETGSNGLDAMILAQRDTFFSDIDYIIISDCGWLSRRPALTYGTRGNCYFFAEVEGPKQDLHSGVYGGAVIEPMVDLIGILDTLIDPSGKILIPGIREAVAPLSDEEWKMYQDIEFDIDDYKNKIGVTQLMYNNKVDLLAHSWRYPTVSIHGIEGAFSDPGTKTVIPAKVTAKFSIRQVPNMDPAMVKKQVTDYLHSVFAKRKSPNKLKVTMVIGARPWLADTQHPLYEAGKAAVKRVFNMEPDLIREGGTIPIARTFQDVTGKSIIMLPIGGFDDGMHSQNEKMSRYNYIEGTKLFISYLHEVSQMKKTSV